The DNA region GAGCTTACGGCACGCGCCGGCTACGACCCGCGCGCCGGAGTTACGTTGTGGCAGAAAATGATCAATGCCAGTCAGGGCGGCCGGCCGCCGGAATTTCTCAGTTCGCACCCGGCGGAAGCCAGCCGCGTGCAGCAGATCCAGGCGCTGTTGCCCACCGTGATGCCGCTCTACGATGCCGCGCGGCGGCGCGGCTGAGTCGACCCGTCGTGAACGAGGCAGGCACCCCGGCCGCGGATTCCGCGGCGGTCGCGGCCCGCGCGCTCCGCGACTCGCGCATTCACCTGGCGGTGCCCGGCAGCGGCAGTTTCGTTCCGGGCCCTGTCACGAGACCCCATGAATTCTCGCCGCCGCCGTGTTCGGAATATCGTGTGGAGAATCTGCGCGGCGGCGTTTCTTTGCGCCGCGGCGGGCGTGTCGGCTCAAACGGTCTGATTTGGGTAAGCGAAACAGGTCCGGTCCGGTGGATGCGATCCCTCGCTGGTTAAGCCGCATGCATGCGGTCCTGACTAAGTCTTTGAAGGCCTGGATCGACCATCGAGCCGGCAGCAAAGGCGCAGCTCTGGCCTTTTATACGTTGTTCTCCATGACGCCCATCCTGATCCTTGCCATCGCGGGCGCCGGCTATTTCTTTGGCGCCGAAGCGGCCCAGGGCGAGATCATCGCGCAAGTCGAAGGACTGGTTGGGCGCAATGGTGCGCAGGCGATCCAGGCATTGCTGGCGGGCGCGCGAGATCCAGCCTCCGGGCTCGCGGCGACCATGGTAGCGAGCGTCTTGTTGCTGGTGGGCGCCACCAGCGTCTTCGTCGAACTGAAGGGCAGCCTCGATGAACTATGGGGCATCGAACCACCCAAGGGGTTGGCCATAGTCGTGTTCTTGCGAACCCAACTCCATTCCTTCGGACTGGTACTGGTGCTGGCCTTCCTGCTGCTCGTTTCTCTCGTGCTCAGCGCAGCGCTTGCCGTGCTTGAACGTTATGCAGGCGGGATCTGGAGCAGTTCTTACAATATCCTCGCAATTCTCTCCTCGGTGATTGCATTCGGGGTCATCGCCTGTCTTTTTGCGGTGATCTACAAAGTGCTGCCGGATGCACCACTTTCCTGGCGCGATGTCTGGATCGGTGCCGCTTTTACGG from Burkholderiales bacterium includes:
- a CDS encoding YihY/virulence factor BrkB family protein, whose product is MDAIPRWLSRMHAVLTKSLKAWIDHRAGSKGAALAFYTLFSMTPILILAIAGAGYFFGAEAAQGEIIAQVEGLVGRNGAQAIQALLAGARDPASGLAATMVASVLLLVGATSVFVELKGSLDELWGIEPPKGLAIVVFLRTQLHSFGLVLVLAFLLLVSLVLSAALAVLERYAGGIWSSSYNILAILSSVIAFGVIACLFAVIYKVLPDAPLSWRDVWIGAAFTAGLFSLGKYAIGLYLGNSGVASSFGAAGSLIALLLWVYYSAQIFFLGAEFTRQYTLGFGSLQHETQCLATMEHAAEPSE